In Massilia antarctica, the following are encoded in one genomic region:
- a CDS encoding DcrB-related protein, giving the protein MSQYNLDEASFDLHPDLKDRTVNQFIINDNGPSDFSFVISRAEDFTETTVDAFALRLASELRKALPKFELLGKRDLTVDGSAAVQLHYTWRNGDSEMHQRQVAVFVQAASADRSKALLLTGTSHGAFKDEWNTAFDTMLGSMHLHAPVPAAAQAVQES; this is encoded by the coding sequence ATGAGCCAATACAATCTCGACGAAGCGAGCTTCGACCTTCACCCTGATCTGAAAGACCGCACGGTCAACCAATTCATCATCAACGATAACGGCCCGAGCGATTTCTCGTTCGTCATTTCGCGCGCCGAAGACTTCACCGAGACCACGGTGGACGCCTTCGCCCTTCGCCTTGCAAGCGAGCTGCGCAAGGCGTTGCCGAAATTCGAACTGCTCGGCAAGCGCGACCTGACCGTGGACGGCTCGGCAGCGGTTCAATTGCACTACACCTGGCGCAATGGCGATAGCGAGATGCACCAGCGCCAGGTCGCCGTCTTTGTCCAGGCCGCCAGCGCTGACCGCAGCAAGGCATTGCTGTTGACCGGCACTAGTCACGGTGCCTTCAAGGATGAGTGGAATACGGCGTTCGATACCATGCTCGGCAGCATGCACCTGCATGCGCCGGTGCCGGCCGCAGCCCAAGCCGTGCAGGAGTCCTGA